TATTGAGCATCCCTAATGAGGTGCTTTAAAGCACTTTGAAATTCTTATTTTTAAAATTTATCGGGCATATTTAAAAGCATGCCAAGCCAAGACTAACCAGCCTGCAATCATCAGTGCACCGCCAATCGGCGTAATCGCACCCAAAATCCGAGGTAAGCCCAAAGCCATGACATAGAGTGAGCCACAGAAAAATACAATGCCAATTTGAATCAGCATGAAGCTGGCTTTAATTGGAATCTGAGGAATCACTTTGGCCATGATGCCAAGCAGCAATAACCCGAGTGCGTGATAAAAGAAATAATCAGTTGCGGTTTGCCACCAACCCAGTTGTTCAATTGAAGCTTTGGCTTTTAAACCATGCGCACCAAAGGCACCGAGCATCACCGCAAGGGCTAAGTTTAATGCTGAGATTGCAATCCACATAATGAACGTTGATTAACTAAATATGCATCCAACCATAGCATGATCAGCACCAAGTTTTAAGAGCAAAAAAAGCCGATTGCATGTGCAACTGAGTCAAATGCTGTAGGCACAAAAAAAGGGCTGACGCCCTTTTTTTATTGAATTCAATGTACAAAATTCGATTTAAATGCAATGCATATTAATTGGATGACATTGCCACTTTAATTTTATCCATCGCATTTTTTTCAAGTTGACGAATACGCTCCGCAGAGACGTTATATTCAGCCGCCAACTCATGCAAAGTGGATTTATCATCATCGAGCCAACGACGCTGTAAAATATTACGTGAACGATCATCCAATTGATCCATCGCGTCATGTAGCGCAGAGGTACTCTGTTGTTCGTAGTCTTCCTCTTCGACCAAACGCGCCGGGTCGTAACGATTGTCTTCTAAATACAGTGCAGGGGCAACATAAGTTGAACCTTCATCATCGTCATCGCCTTGTGCTTCAAATGCTGCATCATAGGCGGTTAAACGACCTTCCATTTCTAACACTTGTTCAGGAGTGACATTCAAGTCATTGGCAATCGACTTGGCTTCATCAAGTGTCAGTTTTTTGCTGGACTTTTTAAGGCTACGCAAATTAAAAAACAGTTTACGTTGCGCTTTGGTGGTCGCAATTTTGACGATACGCCAGTTGCGAATCACATATTCATGAATTTCAGCTTTGATCCAATGCACAGCGAAAGACACCAAACGCACACCCATATTCGGGTCGAAACGTTTGACGGCCTTCATTAAGCCTAAGTTACCTTCTTGGATGAGATCGCCTTGTGGTAAGCCATAGCCTGCATAACTACGCGCAATATGCACCACAAAACGCAGGTGAGACATCACCAACATTTTCGCTGCATCTAAATCTTGATCGTAAAAATAGCGATCAGCCAACTCTTTTTCTTGTTCAGCTGTCAAAATTGGTATTTGATTCACCGTGCTAATATAAGCACCAAGATTTACCCCAGGCGCAGACAATGACAGGGGCATCAATTGATTGCTGCTGTCAGTCATGTGTTCTCCTTGTTGGATAAGCGTTGTAAAACCAATAGTGTCATCTTAATTCGAATAAGCAACATAATTAAGGAAATTTGGGTAGTGAAATGTAATTTTTATTTCACTTGAGCACAATTTATGCATCAGCTTAGTTTAATTGAAAATAATTAAGTTTCAATCAAGTAATGAAATTCACTGGCAGATATTTTTTCCAATTGAAAGCGATAACTATGTATGTGGCAATAACGTGCAATATCGATCTGACTATTGGGGTCGGAAGCCTTCAATAGATACTGTTTTAGATCCGGTGTTTTTTTCAACTGTTTCTTCAGTAACAGCAGGGGCATTGGGCAGGGTTTTCCCAAGGCATCGATTTCAATGGGTAAGGTCATTAATTGGACAAACCAAGTTGTTATTGACTGTATTCTAACAAATTCCGATTTGCGCCTTAAAAATTTTGTGAAATTTCTACAAAATTAATTTAATAGCAGCTTTGGTAAAGCTATTTGGGTGATATATATACGAATTATTGTGAGATAAATTGCAAAAATTTCTCTATTAATTGTAATAAACCCGTGTTAAGCTCGTTGCGTACTTAAGGATTGGAATAGGGATATTTTTTCTCTAAGCCTTATGTATGAATGGATGTAACCGGGATTTTGTTAATAGTTTTACAGAATGATTACAAGCTTTGAAATACAAAAATGTTTTAAAACTTTGTTTAGCTCTGCTGTTTGCAACACCGGGTGGTCCCTTTTCTTACCAACTGAGGATTAACTTATGACAGCTCGCGAACAAGGCGTAGTTAAGTGGTTTAACGATACTAAAGGTTTTGGCTTCATTCAACGCGCTGGCGGTGATGACGTATTCGTTCATTTCCGTGCAATTCAAGGCGACGGTCACCGTTCACTTCGTGACGGTCAACGCGTAGAATTCAGCGTTGTACAAGGTCAAAAAGGTTTTCAAGCTGAAGAAGTTCAGCCTTTAGACTAATTATCATTTTCTAAAAAATGATGATAACGCTCCAATTTTGATGAATTGGGGCGTTTTTTGTTTATAATGATCACTCATATTTAAAATTTGAACATCGAGCACGTATATATGTCATCTGGTTTCGAAACCCTTAATTTACATCCGCAACTTAAGCAAGCGATTGATGCTTTAGGGTTTAAAGGAATGACCCCCATTCAAGAAAAAGTATTGAAGTATACTTTGGCGGGGCATGATGCAATTGGTCGTGCACAGACAGGTACAGGTAAAACTGCAGCATTTTTGGTGAGTATCATCAATGATTTGCTTAGCAATCCTGTGACCACGCAACGTTTTCGTGGTGAACCACGTGCGTTAATCTTGGCACCGACACGTGAACTGGCGATTCAAATTGAAAATGATGCACGTGATCTGACCAAATTTTCTGACTTAAATGTGGTGACTTTGGTCGGTGGTGTCGATTTTGACAAGCAAAAGAAACAGCTTGATCAAGGTTTTGTCGATATTTTGGTGGCAACACCAGGTCGTTTAATTGATTTCACAGAACAAAAAGAAGTTTGGCTCGATCAAATTGAATTTTTAGTTATTGATGAAGCAGATCGTTTACTCGATATGGGCTTTATCCCATCGGTAAAACGGATTGTGCGTTTCTCACCGCGTAAAGAACAACGTCAAACGCTCATGTTCTCTGCAACCTTTAGCTATGATGTTTTAAATTTGGCACAGCAATGGTTGTTTGAACCAGTGACGGTTGAAATTGAACCTGAAAAGAAAACCAATGCAGACGTTGAACAACGTGTCTATGTGGTCGGTAAAGCAGATAAATACAAGCTCTTGCAAGAAATCCTACGTGATGAGCCGATCGAAAAAGTCATGATTTTTGCCAATCGTCGTGATCAGGTACGTAAACTATATGATCATTTAAAACGTGATGGCTATAAAGTGGTAATGTTGTCCGGTGAAATTGCGCAAGACAAACGCACCAAAATGCTTGATCAATTTAAAAATGGTCAGCACAACATCATGATTGCAACAGACGTCGCAGGGCGTGGTATTCATGTCGATGGCGTATCGCATGTGGTGAATTTCACTTTGCCTGAACAATCTGATGATTATGTGCATCGTATTGGTCGTACCGGTCGTGCAGGTAGCCGTGGTGTGAGTATCAGTTTCTTGTCTGAAGATGATGCGTTCTATTTACCGGAAATTGAGAAAGCCATTGGTCAAAAAATTCCACTCACGCGTTTAGATGGCTATTGCTAATCATTGAAGCGAAGCAAGAATAATTTAAGTTTTGCAGGTTAATAAAAAAGTCCCAATACGGGACTTTTTTATTTTCTAAGTTTTTAATTGATTAGCTTGCACGGCAAGTAAAGGTTATTAAAGATTGATAGTCGGTGTCTTTTTCAATGCCAGTACCTTTGCCTAAAACAGTGCCGAGTACACTGGCTGCGGCAGTGACCATTTGTCCGGTTTTTTCATCGACAACGCCTTTTAACGCACCGTTATATTCGGTTTTTTCACTGACCAAAACGGGGGTGGCATTTTTACCACAGGTTTTATTGGCAGCTGAAATCGCATTATTTTTGGCAATCACTTGAGTTTTACCTAAACCTGAAATTTCATATTGATTATTAGCATTTTGAATCGCCAAAGTTTCTGTAGGGGTAGATGCACAAGCGGTTAAAATCAAAGTACTTACAGCAACTGCGCAAAGGCTAAGAGTCTTTTTCATCTGGATTCCCAATCTTAAAATATAAAAAATTAAATATGAATCATATGCTAGCGGGTTGTGATGAATGAAGTCAGGAGTCTTTGTATAAGATTTGCGTTTTCCTATGCTTTTACTGTGATTTTACTTAAATCTGTAACGGTTAATTCAAGTTGAGCGCTCATTTTCGCACTTTATGCTTTCGAGGTTTATGCTAAGCTAAGTCATCCGTTTTCTTACAGATCATTCGTCAATGTCAGATTCTTCTCTACATGCAGTGCATGACAATATTCATCAACGTCAGTCCATTGGTCATTTAGTTGAGCCAGCACCTAATGCAGAACAATTAGAAATGGCATTTCAAGCAGCAATGACGGCACCTGATCATCATCGATTAAAGCCGACACATTTTATTATTGTGCCCCCTGAGCAACGTGAAGCGTTTGGGGCGGTGTTGGCTGATGCGATTCGTGATACGGGCATGCAAGATGAACAGCAAGTAGATCGCGTGCGTAATCATCCTTTTCGCGCACCATTATTGGTGCTTGCAGTAACACGTTTTCAAGAACATGCCAAAGTCCCTGAGTTCGAACAAACCTTAAGTACTGGGGCAGCCATTCAAAACTTCTTGTTGTCTTTGCAAGTACAAGGCTTTTCAACCATGTGGCGTAGTGGTGCTGTGGTCGAGTCACAACTGTTTAAGCAACAATTGGGTTTGCAAGCGCACGATTTGATTTCAGGGATTATTTATATTGGGACTGCGGTGAAAGCGATTCCGCCACGCCATGAGATAGATACCAAGGCCAATGTTTCTTATTGGGCACCTTAGTTATGTTGCATATATGAACAAGGATTAATCAGCTCAGCATGTGACTGTGTTTAAAATTTAAGTGCATTTAAGTGTTGAGTTTGAGAAGTAAACAACGAGTTTAGGATAAAAATAAATGTCGGAATTGAAATTTACGGATTTGGTTCGTCCAGTTGCAGTCAATCATAAAACAGCGTTACGTGTGACGGTATTGGGTGGGGGAAGTTTTGGTACAGCCATGGCCAATACCGCTGTAAGAAATGGCTGTGACACCATGATTTGGATTCGTGATGAAGCGATTGCCAATGAAATTAATCAAACCCATATTAATCGACGTTATTTACCTGATTTTCAGTTAGAAGCGGGCTTACGTGCTGAGTCAAATTTGGAACACGCCGTGCGTGACCGTGACATTATTTTGGTGGCGATTCCAAGCCATTCATTTCGTGATGTACTGCGTCAAATTAAGCCCTTTATTAGTGCGCAAGCGGTGATTTCGCTGACCAAAGGCATTGAGGCAAAAACCTTTAGTTTTATGAGCGATATTATTCGCGAAGAATTGCCTGAAGTGCCTTATGGGGTGTTGTCAGGTCCAAATTTGGCCAAAGAAATCATGAGCGGTATGCCGGCAGGAACCGTGATTGCCAGTGATTCAGAGTTAGTTCGCTCAGCAATACAAAGCGCTCTGCATAGCGCTTTGTTCCGTGTCTTTGCCAGTGATGATGTGCATGGGGTTGAGCTCGGTGGCGCATTAAAAAATATCTATGCTGTGGCAATGGGTATCGCAGCGGCCTATAAAGTCGGTGAAAATACCAAAAGTATGATTTTGACCCGTGCTTTGGCGGAGATGAGCCGTTTTGCAGTCAAACTCGGTGCCAATCCGTTGACCTTTCTTGGATTGTCGGGCGTGGGTGATTTATTTGCCACCTGTAACAGTCCACTGAGCCGAAATTATCAAGTTGGTTTTGCGTTGGGTTCGGGTAAAAGCTTAGAGCAAGCCACACAAGAATTGGGTCAAACCGCAGAGGGGATCAATACCATTGTGCAGGTCAATACCCGTGCCAAAGAACTGGATGTATATATGCCAATCACTACCGCGCTTTATGAGGTGATTTTTGAAGGGGCACCACCTTTAAATATTGCAGTGTCGTTAATGAAAAATGGTCATCGTAGTGATGTGGAATTTGTATTGCCTCATCAAAAAGTATGATATTTTGATCGCAGATGAAATGCGCTGAGATTGACGAAGCTGTTAAAGTATATTCGTCAATTTAGGCGCGTCGCTTTACAGCGATATAGCATAATAAAATGGAATAATACGTGTAGGATCAACACATGCAATTGACACTTGTTCGTCATGGCGAAGCAGCACCTGCATTAAATGGTCAAGACGAAAAGCGACCATTGACGGCTCGAGGGCATGCTCAAGCCCAAGAAACGGCAGAATATTTAAATTCTTATTTCTTGAACCCAAAAAATCAAGGCAATCTGCACAATGATGATCAGCCCGATATTTTTGTGGTGAGTCCATTGTTACGTGCGCAAGAAACTTTGGCACATATTCAGGCATATTTCCCACATGTTGCGACTTTAATCTGTGACAACATTAAACCTGATGATAATGCCAAAGATGCGATCGAATGGCTCAGTCAATTGCCGTTTGAAAATATTGTGGTGGTCTGTCATATGAATGTGGTTGCACATATGGCTGAGCAGTTAACTCATGAATATTTTCATTCATTTCATTTGGCTGAAGCACGTATTTATCAACAAACAGTGATTGCCAATGGGCTGTCGACACAAATCCAGTCTTTCATTCCTAATGCATAATGGAATAATGCAAGCATACAAAAACAAGTAAATTACACGGTAGATCAAAATTAATGTTGTATTTATGGATGCCAGAAGCCAATGGGGTTTGGCAATGGTCGCGTGGTGAGCAGTGGAATCAGGCCAGTAGTCTTGAACAATTGATTCAAGAGATCAAGCCTGATCAAGGGGAGGAAGCAGTGGTTTTCTTTCCAAGTCGAGATACGCAAATCATTCAGCAGACTTTGCCTAAAGCGCAGTATAAACAGCTTGGTTATGAGGGAATTAAGTTTTTACTCGAAGACTATGTGATCTTGCCAATTGATCAAATGAAAGTGTTGTCATATTTTCAAGCACCGGATCAATTGACGCTTTTAGGTGTTGCCAATCATACCGTGTTGACCATGCAACACGCTTTGAGCTTGATTCCAGTCAAGATCGTCTCCTTACTGCCTGACTTTTTAGTGCTTCCTGAACCGCAACATAACGAAACGGTGCTCGCCAATATCAATGGGCAGCTCTTGGTTCGAGAGCATGCCTTGAAAGGCGGATCGATAGACGATTTAGGGTTATATTTGGATATTGCTCCTAAAGCTGAAAAATATCGTTATGCGGATTTAAATGGAGCACAGCTCGAAAGTTTGTGGGTGAACAGTACAGAGGAGCAACGTGAGCGTTTTGATTATCAATTCCAACCGATATTAAAAGCCAAGCAACATCCTTTTAATGTATTACCCAAAGCCAAAAACAGTGATCAGCGTGTATCAGGTTATTGGAAGGCATCGGCATGTGTTTTGCTCGCCTTCATTGTTGTGCAATTTGGCTATGACCTCATTCGTTGGGCGAAACTGAAAAAAGTGGCAGATCAAACCGCACAAATTTCAATTGATCAATATCAGTCTTGGTTTGGTCGAAACAGTCGAGTCACTGAACAGAATCTTAAAAGCTTATTTGAAAGTAATTTACGCCTCAGCCAAGCGGCCAATACTCAAGCTTTACAACTCATCAGTCGAGTTGGGCCGATTTTAATGCAACAGCAAATTGTGGCAAATCGCGTGGCATACGATGCGGATCTGTTGAATTTGGATTTGGTGGCACGCAGTTCAGAGCAGTTGCAAAGTTTGGTTTCGCAACTGAATCAGCAAGGTTTTAAAGCCGAATTAGGCAATATTCAAACGCAGGGTGACGCTGTCGTCGGTTTGGTGAAAATACAATAATGAAAGCATTCGATAAGGTACAGGACAAAATCGATCTTTGGATTGAGCAGGTGCAAGCCTATTTAGCACGGCTCTCATTGCGTGAGCGAATCATGGTGATTGCGGCAACCATCATTGTGCTTGTGGCGATCATTGTGACATCGCTTTGGAAAATGCATTCAGCGGCAGAACAACAACAAGATCGTTTAAATGAACTTAAAGATAATTTGGTATGGATGCAGAGTCATGTGGTAACCATGAAACCTGCTGATGATTTGAGTTTAACGGTGGCAGATAAAATTCAGCGGGTTTCACAGCAGCAAGGAATTTCTGTGGCATCTCAACAGGTTGGTGAACAAATCCAATTGGTTGCGGAACATCAGAATTATGCCATCTTGGCAAATTTTCTCACCCAGCTGGTTCAGATGGGGGTGAATATTGAAAAAATGGAGCTAAATGAAGCTGGACAGCAGATCAAATTAACAGCGACTGTTCATTGATCGGTGAAAATAAACATCTGACAGGCATAGCGTTTTAGCCAATCTATGCCTATAATGTGGCAACTTAAAAAGCAGTAGACTTTTTGGATATGTTATATTCGCTTGCTCGTCCATTTTTATTTTCTTTGGCGCCAGAGCGTGCACATGATCTGACATTATCATTGCTGAAAAAGACCTATAAATTGGGTCTGATGCGCCAGTCGATCGAAGCCAAGCCTGTCACATGTATGGGCATTGAGTTCCCTAATCCTGTAGGTTTAGCCGCAGGTTTAGATAAAAATGGTGCCTATATCGATGCACTGGCAAGTTTAGGTTTTGGTTTTATTGAAATTGGAACCATTACCCCACGTCCTCAATCGGGCAATCCTCAGCCCCGTTTATTCCGTATTCCTGAAGCACAAGCCATTATTAACCGTATGGGGTTTAATAATGATGGTGTTGATCAGCTGATTGAAAATGTCAAAGCCGCCAATTATAAAGGCGTGTTGGGCATCAATATTGGTAAAAATGCCGACACTGCTGTGGAAGATGCGGTGTCTGATTATTTAATTTGTCTTGAAAAAGTCTATAACTACGCCTCGTATGTAACGGTGAATATTTCCTCGCCAAATACTAAAAATTTGCGTAGTCTACAAAGTGGTCATGCCTTAACCGAATTGCTTGAAACACTCAAAAAACGTCAGCTTGAATTGGCTGAAGAGTATCAGCATTACGTGCCATTGGTATTGAAAGTTGCGCCAGACTTGAGTGCAATGGATATCTCTTTTATTGCGGCGGAACTGATTAAATTTAAAATTGATGGTTTGATTGTCACCAATACCACGTTATCACGTGAAGGCGTTGAAAATCTGGCTTTTGGTGATGAGGCCGGTGGTTTATCAGGTGCGCCTGTATTTGAGAAAAGTACCGCTTGCTTAAATGCATTTTCAAAGTTACTCAAAGATCAAATACCTTTGATCGGGGTCGGTGGTATTCTTGCGGGCCAACATGCTACTGCGAAACAACAGGCAGGTGCACAGCTGGTTCAAATTTACAGTGGCTTGATTTATACAGGTCCTGCATTGATTAAAGACTGTGTAGATGCTATGACCTAATTTATGAACACACTTGATATCTTCATCCTGATGGTACTGCTCATTGGAGGGCTTAACGGTTTGCGACAAGGATTTGTAAAAGCCTGTGCGAACTTGATCGGTTGGGTTTGTGCCCTGATCGTGGGTGCTAAATACGCCACGTTGATCGCCCCTTCAATGTCAGCCCTCAGTCCGGATCCAGTGGTTCAAAAGATTGCTGCATTTGCGTTTATTGTATTGATCATCGTGGTGCTGACATGGATTGTGACCAGTATCCTCAATCGTGTGCTGAAAACCTTAAAGCTTGGTCCCCTTAACCGTTTGGCAGGGGGTGCTTTTGGCAGCTTGAAAGGTTTGCTCATCGTCCTCATCTCTATGCAAGGGATTGGTTCGTTTGTGGAAAGCTCACCGTATTGGAAACAGTCTAAATTTATCCAAGCGCTTTTGCCTTATGCACCTATGGCAACTGCATTGACCAAAGACACCGCGAATAAAGCAATGAGTCATATAAAATCAGGTGAATTAACCGAACAGGGACAGGATTTAGAATCGACTAAACATGACTCGGATGTTCATCAAGATTCATCATCACATTCAACGAAAAACCCTTTTAATTAATCCTAGCTTGTCTGCGAGGTTGCTATGTGTGGAGTTGTTGGTATAGCTGGTAAATCACCCGTTAACCAAATGTTGTTTGATGCATTAACGATGTTACAACATCGTGGACAAGATGCTGCTGGGATCGTGACCTGCGCCAATGGTCGTTTATTTTTAAGAAAAGACAATGGTATGGTGCGTGACGTGTTTCATACTCGTCACATGCGTGCTTTGTTGGGCAATTACGGCATTGGTCATGTTCGTTATCCAACAGCGGGGTCTTCGAGCAGTGCTGAAGCACAACCGTTTTATGTCAATTCACCGTATGGTATTACCTTAGCGCACAATGGTAATTTGACCAATGCTGCCGAAATTCACGATGACTTGTATAAAACTGACTTACGTCATATGAATACCGATTCGGATTCAGAAGTGTTGCTCAACGTATTTGCACATGAGTTGCAAAAACGCGGTAAATTGAATCCAACTGCTGATGATATTTTCCATGTGGTGTCACGTGTGCATGAACGCTGTAAGGGCGGTTATGCCGTGGTTGCCATGATTACCGGTCATGGGATCGTGGGTTTCCGTGATCCAAACGGGATTCGTCCTTTGATCTTGGGCTCTCGCGATACTGAATTGGGGGTTGAATATATCTTGGCTTCTGAGTCTGTGGCTTTAACTGCACTGGGCTTTAAAGTTGAGCGTGATGTCTTCCCGGGTGAAGCGATTTTTATTGATGACTCAGGTCAATTGTTCTCGCAACAATGTGCCACTAATCCGCAACATCGTCCATGTATTTTTGAATATGTGTACTTTGCGCGTCCAGATGCGACCATTGATGGGATTTCAGTATATAAAGCCCGTTTAAAAATGGGTGAAAAGCTGGCGCATAAAATTCTTTGTGAATGGGGTGAGTTCCACGATGTTGATGTGGTGATTCCAATTCCAGATACCTCACGTACTTCAGCACTTGAGCTTGCCAATATTTTAGGGGTCAAGTTCCGTGAAGGTTTTATGAAGAACCGTTATATCGGTCGTACCTTCATTATGCCGGGGCAGCAACTGCGTAAAAAATCGGTACGTCAAAAACTCAACCCAGTTGAGCTTGAGTTTAAAGGCAAAAATGTATTGTTGGTGGATGACTCGATCGTACGTGGCACCACCTGTAATGAAATTATTCAAATGGCACGTGATGCCGGTGCCAAGAAAGTCTTTTTCGCTTCTGCTGCACCGATGGTGAAATATCCAAACGTGTACGGTATTGATATGCCGGTGAAAGATGAATTGATTGCATCGAATCGTGATGTTGAAGAAATTCGTGAAATCATTGGCGCAGATCGTCTGATTTTCCAAAATTTAGAAGATTTAAAAGACGCCGTGCGTACCAAGAAAGTTCCTGATTTACGTGAATTTGACTGTTCGGTATTTGATGGAATTTATGTGGCAGGGGGCATTGATGATGCTTATCTTGATAATCTTGAGCAACAACGTTGTGATTCTGCCATGAAGAAAAAAGATGGCTATGTCGATGTCAATGTCGATGCTGCATCGGTAGATTTGAGTGGCATCAAAGAGATGTAAAAACGGCGTAGA
The sequence above is drawn from the Acinetobacter lanii genome and encodes:
- a CDS encoding DUF423 domain-containing protein codes for the protein MWIAISALNLALAVMLGAFGAHGLKAKASIEQLGWWQTATDYFFYHALGLLLLGIMAKVIPQIPIKASFMLIQIGIVFFCGSLYVMALGLPRILGAITPIGGALMIAGWLVLAWHAFKYAR
- the rpoH gene encoding RNA polymerase sigma factor RpoH codes for the protein MTDSSNQLMPLSLSAPGVNLGAYISTVNQIPILTAEQEKELADRYFYDQDLDAAKMLVMSHLRFVVHIARSYAGYGLPQGDLIQEGNLGLMKAVKRFDPNMGVRLVSFAVHWIKAEIHEYVIRNWRIVKIATTKAQRKLFFNLRSLKKSSKKLTLDEAKSIANDLNVTPEQVLEMEGRLTAYDAAFEAQGDDDDEGSTYVAPALYLEDNRYDPARLVEEEDYEQQSTSALHDAMDQLDDRSRNILQRRWLDDDKSTLHELAAEYNVSAERIRQLEKNAMDKIKVAMSSN
- a CDS encoding sulfurtransferase TusA family protein, which gives rise to MTLPIEIDALGKPCPMPLLLLKKQLKKTPDLKQYLLKASDPNSQIDIARYCHIHSYRFQLEKISASEFHYLIET
- a CDS encoding cold-shock protein gives rise to the protein MTAREQGVVKWFNDTKGFGFIQRAGGDDVFVHFRAIQGDGHRSLRDGQRVEFSVVQGQKGFQAEEVQPLD
- the rhlB gene encoding ATP-dependent RNA helicase RhlB, whose amino-acid sequence is MSSGFETLNLHPQLKQAIDALGFKGMTPIQEKVLKYTLAGHDAIGRAQTGTGKTAAFLVSIINDLLSNPVTTQRFRGEPRALILAPTRELAIQIENDARDLTKFSDLNVVTLVGGVDFDKQKKQLDQGFVDILVATPGRLIDFTEQKEVWLDQIEFLVIDEADRLLDMGFIPSVKRIVRFSPRKEQRQTLMFSATFSYDVLNLAQQWLFEPVTVEIEPEKKTNADVEQRVYVVGKADKYKLLQEILRDEPIEKVMIFANRRDQVRKLYDHLKRDGYKVVMLSGEIAQDKRTKMLDQFKNGQHNIMIATDVAGRGIHVDGVSHVVNFTLPEQSDDYVHRIGRTGRAGSRGVSISFLSEDDAFYLPEIEKAIGQKIPLTRLDGYC
- a CDS encoding nitroreductase family protein, which codes for MSDSSLHAVHDNIHQRQSIGHLVEPAPNAEQLEMAFQAAMTAPDHHRLKPTHFIIVPPEQREAFGAVLADAIRDTGMQDEQQVDRVRNHPFRAPLLVLAVTRFQEHAKVPEFEQTLSTGAAIQNFLLSLQVQGFSTMWRSGAVVESQLFKQQLGLQAHDLISGIIYIGTAVKAIPPRHEIDTKANVSYWAP
- a CDS encoding NAD(P)H-dependent glycerol-3-phosphate dehydrogenase; this translates as MSELKFTDLVRPVAVNHKTALRVTVLGGGSFGTAMANTAVRNGCDTMIWIRDEAIANEINQTHINRRYLPDFQLEAGLRAESNLEHAVRDRDIILVAIPSHSFRDVLRQIKPFISAQAVISLTKGIEAKTFSFMSDIIREELPEVPYGVLSGPNLAKEIMSGMPAGTVIASDSELVRSAIQSALHSALFRVFASDDVHGVELGGALKNIYAVAMGIAAAYKVGENTKSMILTRALAEMSRFAVKLGANPLTFLGLSGVGDLFATCNSPLSRNYQVGFALGSGKSLEQATQELGQTAEGINTIVQVNTRAKELDVYMPITTALYEVIFEGAPPLNIAVSLMKNGHRSDVEFVLPHQKV
- a CDS encoding SixA phosphatase family protein, encoding MQLTLVRHGEAAPALNGQDEKRPLTARGHAQAQETAEYLNSYFLNPKNQGNLHNDDQPDIFVVSPLLRAQETLAHIQAYFPHVATLICDNIKPDDNAKDAIEWLSQLPFENIVVVCHMNVVAHMAEQLTHEYFHSFHLAEARIYQQTVIANGLSTQIQSFIPNA
- the gspL gene encoding type II secretion system protein GspL — encoded protein: MLYLWMPEANGVWQWSRGEQWNQASSLEQLIQEIKPDQGEEAVVFFPSRDTQIIQQTLPKAQYKQLGYEGIKFLLEDYVILPIDQMKVLSYFQAPDQLTLLGVANHTVLTMQHALSLIPVKIVSLLPDFLVLPEPQHNETVLANINGQLLVREHALKGGSIDDLGLYLDIAPKAEKYRYADLNGAQLESLWVNSTEEQRERFDYQFQPILKAKQHPFNVLPKAKNSDQRVSGYWKASACVLLAFIVVQFGYDLIRWAKLKKVADQTAQISIDQYQSWFGRNSRVTEQNLKSLFESNLRLSQAANTQALQLISRVGPILMQQQIVANRVAYDADLLNLDLVARSSEQLQSLVSQLNQQGFKAELGNIQTQGDAVVGLVKIQ
- the gspM gene encoding type II secretion system protein GspM produces the protein MKAFDKVQDKIDLWIEQVQAYLARLSLRERIMVIAATIIVLVAIIVTSLWKMHSAAEQQQDRLNELKDNLVWMQSHVVTMKPADDLSLTVADKIQRVSQQQGISVASQQVGEQIQLVAEHQNYAILANFLTQLVQMGVNIEKMELNEAGQQIKLTATVH
- a CDS encoding quinone-dependent dihydroorotate dehydrogenase: MLYSLARPFLFSLAPERAHDLTLSLLKKTYKLGLMRQSIEAKPVTCMGIEFPNPVGLAAGLDKNGAYIDALASLGFGFIEIGTITPRPQSGNPQPRLFRIPEAQAIINRMGFNNDGVDQLIENVKAANYKGVLGINIGKNADTAVEDAVSDYLICLEKVYNYASYVTVNISSPNTKNLRSLQSGHALTELLETLKKRQLELAEEYQHYVPLVLKVAPDLSAMDISFIAAELIKFKIDGLIVTNTTLSREGVENLAFGDEAGGLSGAPVFEKSTACLNAFSKLLKDQIPLIGVGGILAGQHATAKQQAGAQLVQIYSGLIYTGPALIKDCVDAMT
- a CDS encoding CvpA family protein, whose amino-acid sequence is MNTLDIFILMVLLIGGLNGLRQGFVKACANLIGWVCALIVGAKYATLIAPSMSALSPDPVVQKIAAFAFIVLIIVVLTWIVTSILNRVLKTLKLGPLNRLAGGAFGSLKGLLIVLISMQGIGSFVESSPYWKQSKFIQALLPYAPMATALTKDTANKAMSHIKSGELTEQGQDLESTKHDSDVHQDSSSHSTKNPFN
- the purF gene encoding amidophosphoribosyltransferase; amino-acid sequence: MCGVVGIAGKSPVNQMLFDALTMLQHRGQDAAGIVTCANGRLFLRKDNGMVRDVFHTRHMRALLGNYGIGHVRYPTAGSSSSAEAQPFYVNSPYGITLAHNGNLTNAAEIHDDLYKTDLRHMNTDSDSEVLLNVFAHELQKRGKLNPTADDIFHVVSRVHERCKGGYAVVAMITGHGIVGFRDPNGIRPLILGSRDTELGVEYILASESVALTALGFKVERDVFPGEAIFIDDSGQLFSQQCATNPQHRPCIFEYVYFARPDATIDGISVYKARLKMGEKLAHKILCEWGEFHDVDVVIPIPDTSRTSALELANILGVKFREGFMKNRYIGRTFIMPGQQLRKKSVRQKLNPVELEFKGKNVLLVDDSIVRGTTCNEIIQMARDAGAKKVFFASAAPMVKYPNVYGIDMPVKDELIASNRDVEEIREIIGADRLIFQNLEDLKDAVRTKKVPDLREFDCSVFDGIYVAGGIDDAYLDNLEQQRCDSAMKKKDGYVDVNVDAASVDLSGIKEM